Proteins from a single region of Apium graveolens cultivar Ventura chromosome 7, ASM990537v1, whole genome shotgun sequence:
- the LOC141670501 gene encoding protein CHUP1, chloroplastic-like, translating into MGEVKLSENRAKGSKFADQNQIPKSNTAKGSNIPLKPRSSWGSNIVKGFSGDKKTKVQTLAQSKKVPLSDNSNQKNVLVSSQVRVKRSLIGDLSCSVTPTQVHPQFNKTTSSGSRDLYLELDHLRGWLQESKEREIHLQAELLDCKRSPKILNLERELELKKIENDNLLRKVAHLESENTTLSEQLVSATSTLEERQEHISKRENTDFLKAAPSNSLEVEVLELRRINMELQLEKRNLACRLSSMESKLAALAEVSESDIIEKIKAEAFSLRHTNEDLSKQVENLQVSRLNEVEELVYLRWVNSCLRSELRGLSSESSDQMSTPISVERNSEIVNLSSCQSNTDYECRSTKRLNLVKKLKRWPITDEDLQNFENPTNLLEHSWSDIQSPRRRHSISGAKYYAEDSAQNKRRQSDGFMCLKEVEKEEESLAPQIYEMEDIQSAQFFMNCQEINKARASFDVERRVLRIPNPPPRPSCSVSNEPKDVSSQLPPPPPPLPPPPPPPKFAGKSTTGMVKRAPQVVEFYHSLMKRDSKKESSNGVVCDTVNVANVRSSMIGEIENRSSHLIAIKADVETQGEFVNFLIKEVNEAVFQDIEDVVAFVKWLDDELCFLVDERAVLKHFDWPEKKADTLREAAFGYRDLKKLEYEVSNYNDDTRVPCDLALKKMVTLSEKMERTAYSLLRTRDSLMRYCKDFQIPTDWMVDSGILSKIKFGSVKLAKKYMKRVATELHTKGTSEKDSSMDYMLLQGVRFAFRIHQFAGGFDAETMHAFEELRNLALVLNKT; encoded by the exons ATGGGAGAAGTAAAACTTTCTGAGAATCGAGCAAAAGGCTCAAAATTTGCTGATCAGAATCAGATACCAAAGAGTAATACTGCTAAAGGGAGCAACATTCCTTTAAAACCTAGGTCTTCTTGGGGCTCTAATATTGTGAAAGGATTTTCGGGGGATAAGAAAACTAAAGTACAGACCTTAGCTCAGAGCAAAAAAGTACCTCTTTCTGATAATTCCAATCAGAAAAATGTTTTGGTTTCTTCACAAGTGAGAGTAAAGAGATCTCTTATTGGTGATTTATCTTGTTCTGTCACTCCCACACAAGTTCATCCACAGTTCAATAAGACCACTTCATCGGGTTCTCGTGATTTGTATTTGGAGCTTGACCATTTAAGAGGATGGCTTCAAGAATCAAAAGAAAGGGAGATACATTTGCAAGCTGAGTTGCTGGATTGTAAAAGAAGCCCTAAAATTTTGAATCTTGAAAGGGAATTAGAACTAAAGAAGATTGAAAATGATAATCTTTTGAGGAAAGTTGCACATTTGGAATCAGAGAACACTACCCTTTCAGAGCAATTGGTGTCTGCAACCTCTACGTTGGAGGAGAGGCAGGAGCATATATCTAAAAGGGAAAACACGGATTTTTTAAAGGCAGCACCATCGAATAGTCTTGAGGTGGAAGTTCTGGAGTTGAGGCGCATAAACATGGAGCTTCAACTTGAGAAGAGAAATCTTGCTTGCAGACTCTCTTCCATGGAATCCAAGTTGGCCGCTCTTGCAGAAGTTTCAGAG AGCGACATCATAGAGAAAATCAAAGCTGAAGCTTTTTCTCTAAGACACACAAATGAGGATTTGTCTAAACAAGTGGAAAATTTACAAGTAAGCCGTTTGAATGAGGTTGAGGAGCTTGTCTACTTAAGATGGGTGAATTCATGTCTACGAAGTGAGTTGCGCGGTTTGTCATCTGAAAGTTCTGATCAGATGTCAACTCCAATTTCAGTTGAGAGAAACAGTGAGATAGTTAACTTGTCGTCTTGCCAAAGTAATACAGACTATGAATGTAGAAGCACAAAGAGGTTAAATCTGGTTAAGAAGTTGAAGAGATGGCCAATTACTGATGAAGATTTGCAGAATTTTGAAAACCCAACAAATCTCTTAGAACATAGTTGGAGTGACATACAAAGCCCAAGAAGAAGGCATTCTATAAGTGGAGCAAAATACTATGCAGAAGACTCGGCACAGAATAAAAGAAGGCAATCGGATGGTTTTATGTGTTTAAAGGAAGTGGAAAAGGAAGAGGAGTCCTTAGCTCCTCAAATTTATGAAATGGAGGACATTCAGTCGGCTCAATTCTTTATGAATTGCCAAGAGATAAATAAAGCCAGAGCTTCTTTTGATGTTGAAAGACGGGTCTTGCGTATTCCCAACCCCCCTCCAAGGCCTTCATGTTCTGTTTCAAATGAGCCAAAAGATGTTTCGTCTCAACTACCTCCACCACCTCCTCCCCTCCCTCCACCGCCTCCCCCTCCAAAGTTTGCGGGTAAGAGTACCACAGGAATGGTTAAGCGAGCTCCACAAGTTGTTGAGTTTTATCATTCACTTATGAAGAGGGACTCCAAAAAGGAATCTTCAAATGGAGTTGTCTGTGATACCGTGAATGTTGCAAATGTTCGTAGTAGCATGATTGGTGAAATAGAGAATAGATCATCACATTTGATTGCT ATAAAGGCGGATGTCGAGACCCAAGGAGAATTTGTCAATTTTCTGATAAAGGAGGTCAATGAAGCAGTGTTTCAGGACATTGAAGATGTGGTGGCTTTTGTTAAATGGCTGGATGATGAACTCTGCTTCCTT GTGGATGAAAGGGCAGTCCTAAAGCACTTTGATTGGCCGGAGAAGAAAGCTGACACGTTGAGAGAAGCAGCTTTTGGGTACAGAGATCTCAAAAAATTGGAGTATGAAGTTTCCAACTATAATGATGATACCCGAGTTCCGTGTGATCTTGCACTAAAGAAAATGGTTACCTTGTCTGAAAA AATGGAACGTACTGCATACAGTCTTCTACGGACAAGAGATTCATTAATGCGTTATTGCAAAGATTTCCAAATCCCCACAGACTGGATGGTCGACAGTGGAATATTAAGCAAG ATAAAATTTGGATCCGTTAAGCTTGCAAAGAAATACA